Below is a window of Streptomyces sp. 846.5 DNA.
AGGGCAACGGCCCGCAGATCGCGACTGCGGGCCGTTGCCGTTTCTGCGGGCGGTGTGGTCAGCGCGGGGTGCGGTGGACGCGAGTGGTCTGTCGGATGGCGGTGCACAGGTAGAAGCGGTCATGGCCGGTGGCGCCGTAGTGGGCGCGGTCCCATGCGGCGGCCGCGGTCTGCGGCCTGGCGCGGACGTCGAACACCTCGCTGTACTGGCCGCAGGTTCGGCACTGGTGGACGGCCAGTTCCACGTACGGGGTTTCGGGGTCCACTGCGCCGGCGGTGTGGGGGGAACTGGTGGTGCTCAACGAGTCTCCTCGGCTCGGTTCCGGTTCAGGGGCGGCAGGCTGATCGCGCTTGCCGCCCCTGGTGTCTGTGGTGCGCGGACGGGTTATGCCTGGTAGGCGGCGATGACGCGGCGGACCTCGGCCTCACCGATGCATCCGCCGGGGTGGCGGCTGGCGCTGGGCGGGTTGCCGTTACGGCCCCTCAAATGGGACCAGTAGCGCGGTCCCTCCCATCCGCACAGCTCGCAGTGCAGGAACCAGGGGTTGTCTGAGCCGGGGAAGCCGGTGAACGGAGTCCAGCTGTGCGCCGCGAGTCCGGCGAGGGCCTTGCGGGCGCTCTCGGCGTTGCGGGCGGTGGCGGGCATCCGGGGGTCGAGCAGGGGCACCCGGCCGTCCGGGCTGGCCTGGGTGGCGGTGGCCTCGGCGAGGGGAACGGCGGTGATCCGTCCGGCCGCGTAGTCCTCGATGATGGCGGCGGCCGCCATGTCGACGCCGCGCTGTCCGACGGCCGGGCGGCGGAGGTTGGTCTCCCCCGCGCTGGTGACGGTCAGCCAGTCGCGGTGCCAGCGGTAGGCGTGTCCGATGACCTGGTTCTCACCGACGATCACGGGGTAGCGGCACTGTCCGTCCGGCTCTCCGATGCGGTACGGCAGGGTGGTGGTGCTGGTGTTCATCGAACTCTCCTGGTGTAGGTGCTGTGCTGTCGGGGCGGCGGGTGCCTCGCTGCCCCTGTGTCGTTGTCGGTTGGGCTAGTGCCCGGCCGGGGTCGGCCGGGGTCGGGCGGTCACCCCCACGCCCGGCGCCCGGCGCCGCCTTGCGCGCCGACCTGGTGCCGGCTGCTGACGTGGCGGCGACGGTGAACGCGCCGGGCAGCGGGGCGCCGCCGCGAAGCGGTGTCGATTTCCCGGCGCCGCGGCGTGGGGCCGGCGGGCCCGGGGCCTGGCCGGTGCCGCCGGGAAGGGGTCCCGGCGGCCCGGCACGGGGGCTGCTAGGCCCGTTCGGCGAGCTGGGCAGCGCGGCGGGCGCGGACCTCCTCGACCCGCTCAATCAGCGGCTGCAGCTCGGAGGGGTACCAGCTCTGGCCCTTGAGGGTGTCCAGACCGGCCGCGATGCTCTCGAACGCACCGCTCGGCACGGTCTCCAGCGTGGTCGTCAGCACGGTGATCTCCCGGGGGAAGATCGCGTGCACGCTCTTGCCCGCGACCGGCAGACCCAGTCCCCAGAACCAGACCAGCGTGCAGTCTCCCCACGCGTCGAGCACAACGCCACAGCTGGCGGGGATGCGGTCGAAGCCCGGCAGCGGCCGGACCGTCACCAGCGTTCCGGGGACCAGCTCGGCGACGGTGGGAACGGGCCGCTCGGTGCGGTTGGCAAGTTCCATCATGGTGAACTCCTGTGGTGTGTAGGGTTCCCGGCCGGTCGGCCGGGGTGTCCGGGGGCGGTGCCAACCCCTCCGAACAAGCTCTATTTAACCATGTTTCTGGTGTGGCTGTCCAGCCTCTGACCTGGGCCGATCGGGTGAACTGTCCTGGTGGCGTGGCCGGTTGGCTCCGCCGGGCCGGTGCGCGACCGGCCCGGCGGGCGGCGTCAGTCCTTCGCCGGGGTCCAGCGGCAGCGGGTCAGGCTGGTCTGTGCGATCCCCTGGTACGTCCCGTGGGCGGACACGGTGCCGGTGACCTCGACGCGGTCGCCCTGCTTGGGCACGTTGCCGGTGCTGGCCTGCCACACGTAGACCGTGTGGGCGGCGTCGCGGAACTTGACCAGCAGTCGCGGCTGCACGCGGTAGCCGTAGGTGCGGCTGCCGAGATCGACCACCACGGCGACCGTGGCGGTCACAGTGACGCGGTCACCCATCGCGCCCTGGTGGCGGGACTGCTCGGCGTCGGCGGTCTTGTCGGCCGTGATGGCGGCCCGGTGCTGGTCACGCCGGTAGCTGTTGACGGCGGAGCACAACAAGGGAATGTCCCGCTCGGCGGCACGTCCGGCTCGGACGATCCGGGCCAGGCTCGCCCGGTAGCCGTTGCCGGGCTCCCCCTCGGCGCACCACGCCAGGACGGCGGCGGCCTCGACGGCGGCAGCCTCGGCCTGGGCGGCGAACAGGGCCCGGTCCCCGCGCTGGTGCGGCTGCCACCCGAACACAAGGCGCTCGGTGTCCATCGCGGTCGGCACGGCAGCCTCCCACTGGCGGGAAAGCGGCTGGAAGTAGCCGCGCACCCGGATGACGGCGGAGGCGGCGGCCAGTACCTCCAGCGGGGTCAAGACGGTGGCGGGGGCGGTGGTCTCGGACATGCTGAACTCCTGTGCTGTGTAGGGGGGTTGGGCTGGCCCGGCGGGCGGACGGGGTGCCGTCCGCCCGCCCGCCGGGAGGCGGTCAGCGCTGCGAGGAACGCGCGGACTGCGCGGACTCGGCGGCGTGCACCTTGGCGTTGTGCAGGTTGTCCTCGGCCTGGGCGGCGCGAACCGCGCGCTCGGTCGGGGTGCCGTACGCCTGGCGTGCCTCGGCGAGCAGGGCGGCGGCGGCCGGGGCGGTGGTGGACTGATTGGACATGGCGTAACTCCGTTGCTGTGTAGGGGGGTTGGGACCGGCGGGCGGACGGGGTGCCGTCCGTCCGACCGCCGGGGTCGGTGGGGGTTAGAGCGGGTTCACCTGGTCGTGGTCGACCGGGCGGGCGACGACTGTGCGCACGGTGTCCAGCAGCAGCAGGGGCAGCGCGTACCGGCGCGGCCGGTGGAGTCGCAGCCACTCGCGGGTGCGCTCGACGGCGGCAGCGTCCGGCAGCACGGCCGGACCGACGCCGTCGAACCGGTAGAAGCGGTGCACCTCCTGCGCGCCAGGCACGTCGGGGGCCTGGTGGCTCTCGTCGCGGGGCAGGCGGTCGGCGTCGGCAACGGCGCTGGTCAGGGTGGCGGTGTACTCGGTGATCTGCACGCCCGTCGCACCGGCCCGCCGCTCCACCCATTCGTGCTGGGCGCGGACGGTCAAGGCGTTGTCCATCGCGGTGCCCTCGAAGTGCTTGCCGTGGAGATCGAATCCGACCTTCCAGTACCGGGACCGCTCGGTGCGGATGGCCTCCATGAACGTGATCACGCGGTCGGCGACCGCCTGGGCGGCGTCGCCCCCCCACTCTCGGGCGACGCGCCGGGCCATGTCCTCGCCATCGAAGACGTAGGCGGTGGCGATGCGTGCGGTCCGCCCCTTGTCCATCCCCTGGGACTGCTCGCCGATGATCTCCAGACGCAGGAACCTGTCCAGCTCGGCCAGGTTGGTCGCGTCGAATGCGTACGTCGTGCGCACGGTGACTCTCCTTGTGTAGGGTTCCCGGCCGGTCGGCCGGGGTGTCCGGGGGCGGTGCCAACCCCTCCGAACAAGCTCTATTTAACCATGTTCTTGATCCCACGTCCACCCCTCGGGGCGGGGCCGATCGAGTGAACTGCCTGGTGGGGGTGGGTGCTGACGGTCCGGGGGGCGGACGCGGTGGCGTCCGCCCCCCGGTGGGCTACAGCTCGCCCCGGTCGCGGAGGTAGGCGGCCAGCAGGGTTGCAACGAGGGAGTCTCGGGTTCCGGGGACGCGCCTGGCGTCGAGTGCGCCGTCTCGGCGGCCTGCCAGGTAGATCGGGAACGCGCGGCCGATCGGGGGCACGAACATGACGTACAGCCCGTGGGTGCTGTGGATGCGGACGGCGGCGGCTCCGGCGTCGGCGTCCCATCCGGCCGCGCGGCGGTCGGCCGGGACCCACTCGGACAGGTGGCCGTGGACGGCTCGGGCCTGCATCACGTCGGCGTGCTGGCTGCCGGTGCCCGTGCGGGTGGTGGGGACGCACCCGCACCCTGCCTCGACGGCGGGCAGCCCGGCGGCCGGGGCCGGGGCCAGGGCCTTCGGGCCGGTGCCCTGGGCCTGCTGGACGTAGGCGGAGACCTCGGCGGGGCCGGTGAGGATCAGCGGGCGGCCGATCACCGGCGTGACGGTCCATGAGCCGTCGGCGTTGGACTCGACCTTGCGGAGCGGGCCGGTCACGACCAGCTCGAACAGCTCGATCGCGGCGGAGCCTTCCGGCTGGGCCTGGTAGGCGGTTGCGCGCATGGTGAACTCCTGTGGTGTGTAGGGGGTTGGGGCCCGGCGGGGGACGGGGTGCCGTCCGTCCGTCCGCCGAGTGGGCCGGGGGCGGTGTCTCCGCCCCCGGCCGGGGGCTCCTAGCTGAGCTTCTTCTGACCCTTGGCGGCCTTGGCGACGGGCTTGTACGCCTTGCCGTCGCGGGTGGCGATCTCGACGGCGGCGGGCTCGTAACCGAGTTCGGTCAGCCAGGCGAGCCACTGCGCGGCGGCGGTCCGCATGACAGCGCTGCCGTCGCGCCAGGACTGCCGTCCGATGTAGGACTCATAGGCGGCGGCGGTCACCGCGAACGCGAGCCTGGCGGCGTCCTTCGGGGTGCCCCAACGCTTGGCCAGGTCGGCGCGGACGGTGGCCTTGGTGCCGCCGACCATCTCGGCCAAGCGCTCGCTGGCCTTGTCGTTGCCGCACCGGTCGGACATGGAGTCCTGCCCGGCGCAGAGCATGGCCAGGGCGGCGATGCTGGCCATGCGGTCGGCGGTGGCGCGGGGCAGCGCGCGGCGCTTGAGCAGGGTGGCGATCCACTCCCGGCGCTGCTGCTCGGCGGTGTCCCAGTCCAGGTTTCCGCTGATCACGCGCTTGCGCTCGGCCGGGTCCGTCTTGACCTTCGTGCGGCCGTCGTGGTCGCGGACGGTGTGGCCGAACACCTCCGTGTTGGCGCAGTAGGCCGTGTACTGCGTCGCGCCGGACTTGAGGACCCAGACGTGGCCCTGGCACTGGGTCTCGTGGGCGCTGGTGTCGCCCTGGATGTAGTAGAGGCTGCTGGCCTTGTCGCTCAGCTCGTGCTCAGTGCGGAGCCGGGCTCCGCGCGCCTCCAGCTCGGCGCGGTGGGCGGCGAGCTTGTCCCGCTGGTCCAGCTCGACCCCGGCCCGGCGGACCGCCCACTCAACATTCGTCTTCGGGTTGGCCTCCAGCTCGGCGGCGACCTTCTCGGCGGCCTCGGCGTCGCGGGCCTCAAGGTCCGCCAGGGCGGCCATGGTGGTCAGGTCCAGTCCCCCGGCGGCGGCCTCGGCCCGGCGGGCGCTGGCGGAGCGGAGCGCGTTCAGGCTGGCCTTGACGGCCTTCTGGCTGGTCCCGGCAGCGGTGGCCAGGCGCTTGACCCCGGCTCCGGCCTCAGCGGCGGAGAACAGCGCGGCGGCTTCCTCACGGTCGGTCAGCCCGGTGCGGTGGGTGGCCGTGACGACCATCTCGACGTACGTGCTGGCGTCGTCCAGCTCGTCCAGCTCGTACGGGACGTGGGTCAGACCGGCTTCCTTGGCGGCGAAGAACCTGCGGTGGCCGTCGACGATCTGCCGGGTGCCGTCCGCCAGCGTGCGGAACTTGACCGGGATCACGCACCCCTCAGCGGCGAACGTGGCCACGAACTCGGAGGTGAGGTTGAGCGATTCGCGGGGATTGTCGGGGTGCGGGGTCAGGTCGGCCAGGCGGATGACCGCGCGCGGGCTGAACGGCACGGACTCCAGACCGGCGGCCAGGGCGGCGGCCAGGCGGCGCATGCCGTCCATCACCTGCTGGACGCCGGTGGAGGTGGTCACGATGTGCAGCGGGTCGGTGATGCCGTTCGCCGCGATGTCGGCGGTCAGCTCGGCGTCGGCCTGGGGCAGGACGTTGCCGGGGTGGGCGATCAGCCCGGCGACGGTCACGGTCGGCCAGGTGCTCGGCTTGGTCGTCACGGACATGGTGTTGATCTCCTCGTGTAGGGCTCCCCCTGGCCGGTCGGCCGGGGCGGTGTCGGGGGGCGGTGCCAACCTCCCAACAAGCTCTATTTAACCATGTTTTTGATGTTGCTGTCCACCCCTGAGACTGGGCTAATCGGGTGATATCTGCTGGTCAGGAGGGGTGCGTGGGGTTGCCGGGGTCAGCCGCCGATGGTCGGGCAGCCCGTGCGGCCTGGCGCGTCTTCTTGACGTGCGGGGTGGTCGGGGTGGGTCCCTCGTTGGGCGGCCCGGCGTAGCCCAGCGCGGCGGTTGTCGGGGTGTCCAGGGCTCGGCCGCAGGCCGACCCTGACGGGAGTTTCGGGCGCTGGAGCGGAGCGGAGGCGGGCGAAACTCCCGTCAGGGCTTGGCGCTGGATGCCCCGGCGGCCGGTGTGCTGCCCTCGGGGGCTGTCCGACGAGGGACCCACCCCGACGCCCCAACCCCCCGCCGACGGGCACGTTCCGCGCGGTCCCCTGGGGCCCTCGGCAGGGTGGCCCGCCGGAGGCATCCCGATTCCGCGACCTGCTGCCGGCGTCGGAGCCGAACCTCTCAGTCGGGCAGGCGCAGGCGGATGAACCGCACGCGGCCGTTTCTGCCGCTGCCCACGATGACCTCGGCTGGCAGTGGGGTGGCCAGCCAGTGAATCCGGTCGCTCTCCTGCTCGTCGGGGCGGGGGTCGCGCAGCTGGCCGGCGGCGGCGGTGACCTGGCGGGCCTGGGTTGCGTCCAGCCGCGGTGAGGTCATCTCGCGGCGGCCGTCGGACAGTTCCATCACCAGGGCCTCGGGTCGGCGTAGTGCTCCGGCCAGGCCGATGACCTGGGCGTCGTCGGTCTCCGCGTGGCGCAATTTGACCCAGGATCTCCGGGCGCTGGCGCCGGTGGCGCGGTAGGGGCTCGTACCGTTCTTGGCCACGATGCCCTCGATGCCGTGGTGCACCAACTGCTCGTACCAGAGCAGTGCCTCATCGCGGTTTCGGGTCCCGAGGACGGGTTGCACGATGGGGCCGGTGTCGGCCAGGGCGTTCCGTAGGAGGTCCAGCCGTTGGTTCAGCGGGTCGGCCCGGTGGTCGGTGCCGGCGACCGCGAGCAAGTCGAACGCGATGTAGCTGACGCTGATCTTGCGTGCCTGGCGTGCGCGGTGGCTGCGTAGCAACTCGGTGAAGACCAGTCGGCCGGTCTGGTCGGCCGCGCAGATTTCGCCGTCGAGCACAGTCCCTACGGGCAGGACCTGGGACAGTGCGGCGGTGAGGTCGGGGAACTCGCTGGCCAGGTTGCGGCCTGAGCGGGACTGCAGGACGACCCGGCCGCCCTCCAGGACGAACAGCACAGCTCGGAACCCGTCCGCTTTCGCCTGATAGATCCAGGTTGGTCCGGTCGGTAGCGAGCGGACTGCTGTGGGGCGCATCACCTCGACCGGGGGCCGGAGCACCACCGGGGGCTCGGGGGCGTCGCTCGTGGCCATGGCGCCAGCGTCACTCCGTGGTGTGCACGCTGCCACTGGAGCCGCGTGGCACCTCGCCCGACCAATTCGAACACGGATACGATTGCCTGTATGACGCCCCTGGAACTTCGCGATCTGCTGGTGACCCGCCTTCCCGCGGTGGAGGGGGTTGCCTCGGCGGTGGCGTGGCCGGAGCGTCCGTATGGGCTGGAGGTGGCCCTGAGCTCGGGTGGGTGTGCGTACTGGATGGTCACCGGAGCCTCCGGGGTCGCTCCGGCCGCGGTCGGCGGAGAGCGGCCGGCGCCGCTGGCGGTGCCGGAGTTCCCGGCGGACCGGGTGCCGCTGGGCCTGGTCGAGCAGGCGGTGACGGCGGTCGTGGTGCAGGCGGCCCCGGGAGTGGTGCGGTTGGACCGCTACGGCCTGCGCCCCGCCCCGCCGGCCGTTGTGTTCGGCGCGACGGTGGACTGTGAGGACGGCTGGCGGCTCTTCGTGTCCGCGGTGGGGGTGTCCACCGGCCCGGGTGCGCGGTTGCGGCGGGTGATGCCGGACAGCGAGGTGTACGCGGCGGGCAGCAGGGCGCCGGACGGCGGGGTGTAGCCGATGCGCAGGGACGGGCCGGTGGCGTGCGTGACCCTCCCGGACGGCCAGGAGATATTGGTGGTGGTCCGGGCGAGGGCGCGCGCGATCGACGGCCGATTTTGGTACAGGGTGGAATTGCCCCTATTCAGCCGGGTTGAGGTGCCTGGCGGAGCTCCGCGGCCAGAAGTCGAGCCGGTGGTGTTCGATGTGCCGCACCCGCTCATTCAGCCTATCCCTGGAGAGGATTACGGGCAGCTCAACGGGCTGCCGCTGCGGCCAGCACGGGTCTGGGCGGTGGAGGTGCGCCGCCGGGCCGGAGGGCCAGTGGCCCGGGTACATGTGGACGACTGTCCGGCGGCCGGCCCGATGCTGCCGAGGGTGAGCACGGATGAGGCGCGGGAGGTCCTGGCGCGGCCGCAGGCCAGGGGCTGCGAACAGTGCCGACCAGAGGCGGCCATGCGTCGGGGGTGAGCAACGGGCCCGGACGACTGGTCTTCCGGGCCCGTTCCGCTCCCTGCTACCGCTGCAGCAGGAACCCGAAATCTAGACGGCCCGCAACGGATCGGTTTGCATCGCGAGATCGCGGCGGGTTTGGTGCTCGGTCACCATGACACCGTCCGGCCCCCGGCAGGGGAGACCGGCCGGTGCGTCGCACTGCGGGCAGTCCTTCAGGACCGGGGCCAGCAACCGCGGCTTCGGCCTCGGTGGGCCGCTTGCGAAGGCAGCGGGCCAGGTGCGTCGCGGCGTTGTCATGATCGCCCAACCGGCGGGAGAGTCCGCCGGTCACTCGTCTGCGGGCGCTGTCACCGATTCGGGTGGCTGGTGAGCTACCTCGGAGGATACGTCTGGAACTGCGGGGAACCTCGTGAGGTGGGAGAGTCCGCCGCTACGCTGGGTGCCAGTCCCATGAGCGGGACAGTGGATCATCCTGGAATGAGGTGGATTGTGGTGAATCCGGAGGACTGGACTCCTGACCAGATCGCCCATTCCCTGCCGGCGCCGACGTTGCGGGCGGAGTTCGTGCGGCAGCTGAATCTGACGCCGATCTCGGAGCTGCCCGCGCTCGCGCGGCGCTGGGTGGCCATGGTCGAGCAGCTGCAGGTGGCCGCTGAGCGCGGTCGCGAGGTGCACCAGTTCCAGCAGCTGCACGATGGTGAGCTGCCGGAGGGGTTCGTGGACATCACGGCCGAGATCAGCGGGACGCGGGCCGCCTGAATGTTCGAGCTCCACATTGACGCGGTGATGTACCGGGTCTATCAGGACCTGCCCGACCGGCCTCGCGCCCGTGTCGCTCAGGTCCTGGTCGATGCGCTGGCTGATCCCCGGCAGATCGGTGAACCGTACGGCGACGTCGACGACGGTCTGATGCGGCTGTGGGCAGGCGGGGACCTGGCGGTGGTGCTGCTGATCGGCGATCAGACCAAGAGGGTCACAGTTCTGTCGATCACGTACGCCGGGCTGGAGTAGCTAGGCGCCGCCCGCAGATTGGCCAAGGGCAAGCCAGGCCGCTTCAGCGTCGGCCGTGGCGGACACCGATATGGCCGCCAGGGGGCACGGCGGCTTGAAGGTGATCAGCACCTGCCCGGGGACGTCGCCAGCCCGAACTCCCGCGATGCTCTCGTGCTCGAACTCCAGCGAGGTTCGAGTCTCCGGGATGTCGAAATACAGAGGGCCGGCTGCGGTCGACGTCGCGATCCCCTCTCCCCCGACATGCCTGAGCGTGGAGAACCCCGGCATCGCAACGCCGGGTGCTTGAAGCGTCGTCGGGTCGTAGGGCAGGTGGCGCAACCCTCCCTGGAGCCGTGCCGCGCCAGTTGCCGCCGCGAGGAAGGCCGATTCGTCCTCAGGATCGATATCGAAGTCCACGACGAAGGTGACAAGGTCGAAAGGACTGCCGGACAGGCTATAGGACAACTCACACCGGACCCGCTCCGGCCGCCCGGCAGTTTTGTATACCGGGTCAAAGCTGAGCAGATTGGCGAACCAGATGCTGTGGTCCGGATGGCGCCCGGACACGTCGAAGCGTCCGTTGCTCAACGTTGGGACCGCGATGAGGCGCTTGTCGGTGAGGTAGTACCTGACCGTCCTGGCAAGGTTGCCGTCCAAGATCCCCGTGCTGGTGGCCCACTGAAGCTCGTCAGGATCGAGCAGGTGCAGCACGGCCTCCCAGAGCGACTGCTCGGCCCCGAGCTCCTTGCGGCCGGCCTGGCGCCTGAACTTGAGCGCTTTGAGCGCGGGGTCATCCACCTGTGAATCAGCGAGGGAGGAATCAGCGGTGTCCAACTGGCGGCGGCGAAAGATGCCCATTCTGTCCTCTGCGGCACAGGCCCTATGCGAACGGCCATGCTAGCCGTGTGCGCCACCGCACGGATGCCGAAGAGGGACAACACCGTGCGGCCAACTTCGCTGAAGTGGAGAGTTCCACGCAGAGACCGGATCCGGTAGCGCGCGGGTAAGCAGGGTGACCAGTCGGCTGGCCTCTACGTCCGTGCTCGGACATGCGGAAGGGGTCAGGTCATCTGACCTGACCCCTTCAACGTGCACCGCCCGACACCTCAATCTCTTTGCCCGGAGCGAGAGGTGACGAGCACACAGTGAAGACAAGACCCAGTAACACGCTTCGCCACGAGAGGTGACGCTGCGTGATATTCAGTCCACGCCCGGTGATTAGGTTAGCCAAATTTGAGCCGGGGAGTATTACGGATTCACTCCAATTCACTATAAACCGGGCAAAAAACCCGGCGATGTGGTGGGATTCACATCTCGACGCGTATTTCAACTCGCCGCGCACGCGAGTACTTGCCGCTCTTCGCTCGGCCCCTCCGTCTTCTGGTTCAACATCCCGCGCCCTGGTCGGTCCATGGGTACTGTCCGATACCAAAAGTGACCGATTGTTACTGAAATGGTGTGACCCTTCCCACGTCTGAACGCGGCCGCTGATCCATTCTGCTGTCCTGATCTGCGCAAACGCGGGAGGAGCTCGACGGCCACGGAGGGGGTGGGCAATCAGTGTCGGGCCCGTGCCGGAGAATAGACACGTCCTCCCGCCGGCACCTGAAATCCAAATCCCTTGCCCGGAGCGTCGGGTGACGGAGGGCCACACAGTGAAGAACAAGATCGGAAGTGAGCCATGACCGATGGCGGTACCCCACCGCCTGAGTCACCCGAGAAGGGCAAGCGTGTGCACCTCCAGGTGGGCGACCACCTGGACCTGAACCTTGTCCTGTATCTGTCCCCGAAAGCCTTCGCCCTGCTCGGCACCGTCTGTGCCAGCATCGGCGGCAGCTTCTGGGGTAGCTACTTTTTGAGCAAGTAGCCAGACCAGGTGATCAGAGCGCGCCCGTGGTCTCCAGACCGAAATGACCAGAGACCACGGGCGCCATCCGATCACCAGCAGTGGCCTTGACGGTGTGTCCGGGCCCCGTCTCCGATGACGGTTTTTATTCCTGCCGCTTCCGGTCTGTGACACCCGACCGGCCGGGTCCGAATGATCCGGGGCCGGGACGGCGGATGGCGGGGGCCAGCGTTGGGGTGGGGCCGAGTCGCGACGGACTGACGGTGCCCCGCGCCACGAGCAGGGCGGGACCGCTCAGTTCCATGGCACCGGAGGCCAGGACGGTGACGTGCAGGGATCCGCCGGGGACGTCGACGGTGTAGCGCGCGGCTGACCTGCGCGGCCTCGGCGTGGTGTCACGCAGGATCGCGGCGGTGACGGCTGCGCAGGCGCCGGTGCCGCAGGAGTGGGTCTCCCCCACTCCGCGCTCATGGACCCGCATGGCCAGGTGCCGCGGGCCGAGGGAGACGACGAACTCCACCGTGACGCCCTCGGGGTACGCGTCGGCTGGCTCCACGGTGGGGGCCGCGAGCAGGTCGCCCGCGTGCGCGAGGTCGTCGACCAGGGCGACGGCGTGGGGGTTGCCCATGTCGACGTTGACCGCGCTCCACTGCCGTGCGGCAACGGTGACCTGGACCGCTTCCGGGCCGGGCAGCCGGGGGGAGCCCATCGCAACCGTGATCCAGTCGCCGGGGCGTTCCGTCGAGTCGGAGCGGACCTGACGGATCCCGGCGCGGGTGGCGACGGCGAAGCCGGCCGGGTCGGTGAGGGCGGCGTCTATGAGGTAGCGGGCGAAGACCCGGATGCCGTTGCCGCACATCTGGCCCTGCGACCCGTCGGCGTTCCAGTAGTCCATGAACCATTCGGCCTGGTCGGCCATGGCGGCGGCGTCGCGGTGGGCTGCGGAGCGGACCACCCGCAGGACGCCGTCAGCTCCGATGCCGGCGCGCCGGTCGCACAGGCGCCGCACGTCCTGGGGGGTCAGGTTCAGCAGTCCGTCCGGGTCGGGCAGCACGATGAAGTCGTTCTCAGTGCCGTGCCCCTTGATGAACTGCCAGGTCGGACGCGTGTCCCCAGCGGTGGGGGCTGGCTGGGCGGGGAGCCCGTGCGGAAGGTGGGGTGGCCGGATGGTCATGGGCGCGGGGCCTCGCTTAAGTCGTTGAAGCCGAGC
It encodes the following:
- the dapF gene encoding diaminopimelate epimerase translates to MTIRPPHLPHGLPAQPAPTAGDTRPTWQFIKGHGTENDFIVLPDPDGLLNLTPQDVRRLCDRRAGIGADGVLRVVRSAAHRDAAAMADQAEWFMDYWNADGSQGQMCGNGIRVFARYLIDAALTDPAGFAVATRAGIRQVRSDSTERPGDWITVAMGSPRLPGPEAVQVTVAARQWSAVNVDMGNPHAVALVDDLAHAGDLLAAPTVEPADAYPEGVTVEFVVSLGPRHLAMRVHERGVGETHSCGTGACAAVTAAILRDTTPRPRRSAARYTVDVPGGSLHVTVLASGAMELSGPALLVARGTVSPSRLGPTPTLAPAIRRPGPGSFGPGRSGVTDRKRQE
- a CDS encoding ParB N-terminal domain-containing protein; this translates as MSVTTKPSTWPTVTVAGLIAHPGNVLPQADAELTADIAANGITDPLHIVTTSTGVQQVMDGMRRLAAALAAGLESVPFSPRAVIRLADLTPHPDNPRESLNLTSEFVATFAAEGCVIPVKFRTLADGTRQIVDGHRRFFAAKEAGLTHVPYELDELDDASTYVEMVVTATHRTGLTDREEAAALFSAAEAGAGVKRLATAAGTSQKAVKASLNALRSASARRAEAAAGGLDLTTMAALADLEARDAEAAEKVAAELEANPKTNVEWAVRRAGVELDQRDKLAAHRAELEARGARLRTEHELSDKASSLYYIQGDTSAHETQCQGHVWVLKSGATQYTAYCANTEVFGHTVRDHDGRTKVKTDPAERKRVISGNLDWDTAEQQRREWIATLLKRRALPRATADRMASIAALAMLCAGQDSMSDRCGNDKASERLAEMVGGTKATVRADLAKRWGTPKDAARLAFAVTAAAYESYIGRQSWRDGSAVMRTAAAQWLAWLTELGYEPAAVEIATRDGKAYKPVAKAAKGQKKLS
- a CDS encoding DUF6409 family protein; translation: MMELANRTERPVPTVAELVPGTLVTVRPLPGFDRIPASCGVVLDAWGDCTLVWFWGLGLPVAGKSVHAIFPREITVLTTTLETVPSGAFESIAAGLDTLKGQSWYPSELQPLIERVEEVRARRAAQLAERA
- a CDS encoding DNA ligase, with the protein product MATSDAPEPPVVLRPPVEVMRPTAVRSLPTGPTWIYQAKADGFRAVLFVLEGGRVVLQSRSGRNLASEFPDLTAALSQVLPVGTVLDGEICAADQTGRLVFTELLRSHRARQARKISVSYIAFDLLAVAGTDHRADPLNQRLDLLRNALADTGPIVQPVLGTRNRDEALLWYEQLVHHGIEGIVAKNGTSPYRATGASARRSWVKLRHAETDDAQVIGLAGALRRPEALVMELSDGRREMTSPRLDATQARQVTAAAGQLRDPRPDEQESDRIHWLATPLPAEVIVGSGRNGRVRFIRLRLPD